From Leptolyngbya sp. KIOST-1, one genomic window encodes:
- the dndE gene encoding DNA sulfur modification protein DndE, with the protein MLEPPVDRVRISQAGKDQLIKLKRTTKIDQWNILCRWAFCLSLAETTPPSPVPIPTDSNLEMTWQVFGGETSDLLIIALRQRCERDGIEINKDTLSGQFRLHLHRGIGYLSANISLRSIQELVSLAG; encoded by the coding sequence ATGCTAGAACCCCCGGTAGACCGTGTTCGCATCTCCCAAGCTGGCAAGGATCAGCTCATCAAACTAAAGCGAACGACCAAAATAGACCAGTGGAACATTCTTTGCCGTTGGGCCTTTTGCCTCTCATTGGCAGAGACGACTCCCCCCTCACCAGTGCCAATCCCTACCGACAGCAATTTAGAAATGACCTGGCAAGTGTTTGGCGGAGAAACCTCGGATTTGCTTATAATTGCACTTAGACAGAGATGTGAGAGAGACGGCATAGAAATCAACAAGGATACTCTCTCAGGCCAATTTAGGTTACACCTGCATCGAGGAATTGGCTACCTATCGGCCAACATAAGCCTGAGATCAATACAAGAATTAGTTTCTTTAGCTGGATGA
- a CDS encoding phosphoadenosine phosphosulfate reductase family protein, producing MRTLSLFESDRLSLDRSIELSAESLRHYGSLYKHWAIAFSGGKDSSATVTLVADLLDKGLVPRPASITVLYADTRQELPPLHNAAMGVLKTLRERGFDTRVVLPELDHRFFVYMLGRGVPPPSNTFRWCTPKLKVMSIEKELETLREEYGEKFLMLTGVRVGESAARDQRIAVSCTKDGGECGQGWFQQTTSGAISDTLAPLLHWRVCHVWDWLVKADIELGFPTFEIAEVYGHDPQDDLGETEPMNARTGCIGCPLVQKDAALERVVAQPKWVYLAPLEKLRPLYWEMKKPQHRLRKHGEVRKAATKYIGRNRLGPLHMEARRMMLEQVLAIQEEVNQAARAQGMPEVILINEEELARIEELMAENTWPNQWDGTEVRGDAMLPEILPDGNVQQLLFEEDGLWG from the coding sequence ATGAGAACGCTCAGCTTATTTGAAAGCGATCGCCTCTCTCTTGACCGCAGCATTGAGCTATCGGCAGAGTCGTTGCGCCACTATGGTTCTTTGTATAAGCATTGGGCGATCGCGTTCTCGGGCGGCAAAGATTCTTCAGCCACTGTTACATTAGTTGCTGACTTGCTCGATAAGGGGCTGGTGCCTCGACCTGCGAGTATCACGGTGCTCTATGCCGATACCCGCCAGGAGCTGCCGCCGCTGCACAATGCCGCGATGGGAGTCTTGAAGACGCTGCGAGAGCGAGGGTTTGACACTCGGGTGGTGTTGCCTGAGCTAGATCACCGCTTTTTTGTCTACATGCTGGGCCGGGGGGTGCCGCCACCGAGCAATACCTTTCGCTGGTGTACGCCCAAGCTCAAGGTGATGAGCATTGAAAAGGAACTAGAAACGCTGCGGGAAGAGTATGGCGAAAAGTTTCTGATGCTGACAGGGGTGCGCGTTGGGGAAAGCGCGGCCCGTGACCAGCGCATTGCCGTGAGCTGTACGAAGGATGGGGGCGAGTGCGGCCAGGGTTGGTTTCAGCAGACCACCTCGGGGGCGATTTCCGATACTCTTGCGCCGCTGCTGCACTGGCGGGTTTGCCATGTGTGGGACTGGCTGGTGAAGGCCGATATTGAGCTGGGCTTCCCGACGTTCGAGATCGCCGAGGTCTATGGCCACGACCCGCAAGATGATCTGGGGGAAACGGAGCCGATGAATGCGCGAACGGGCTGTATTGGGTGCCCGCTGGTGCAGAAGGATGCGGCTCTGGAACGGGTGGTGGCTCAGCCCAAGTGGGTCTATCTGGCACCGCTGGAGAAGCTGCGGCCTTTGTATTGGGAGATGAAGAAGCCCCAGCACCGGCTGCGCAAGCATGGGGAGGTGAGAAAGGCGGCGACCAAATATATTGGTCGAAATCGGTTGGGGCCGCTGCACATGGAGGCCCGCCGCATGATGCTGGAGCAGGTTTTGGCGATTCAAGAGGAGGTGAACCAGGCGGCTAGAGCCCAGGGGATGCCGGAGGTGATCTTGATTAATGAGGAGGAGTTGGCCAGAATTGAGGAGCTGATGGCGGAGAATACTTGGCCTAACCAGTGGGATGGAACAGAGGTTAGGGGAGATGCTATGCTGCCTGAGATTTTGCCTGATGGTAATGTTCAGCAGCTTTTGTTTGAAGAAGATGGGCTTTGGGGCTAA
- a CDS encoding Uma2 family endonuclease — protein MSAANEPSDQSFQDELQKRWASQSVEMQFWEWPEFRLELVNGQFLVGGTLAGSRWLLREALKGWGLEAAIAFAPVELWWEALRLAYGVPCQSAEAWLLWAESLPLTSAYQEESGPLLGSHYMGEHRWVRDYLRQVLTTAVGRAQLGTCAGPNYGLQLGQDVLTPDVLMVTAEQLATGCFHDYYVEIPAQLVIEVSLPERRGLDVQERRSLYEQGQVPHYWVVDPVGREFTFWRWTPEGYQPEPLDVDGCYRGVEHLSFSPEIFWLSFDEQVSPYNSTLSAFTSEPRPRKWELRREPGVELGYGSIPLRPQVDLEPHPITVEEFIAWCPETKLEGPPFPLVGGETGTRNAIALLLMSLGLVETVRLMPGYEWVRVLRRVEREQQQDAQRREQWWQHARAIARQLREDHRVQGVGVIGALVRDEPLNVWSRIQLVMWDVPEGVQIWQLGQTLPEKPSIELISAVRALPGEWEDISQRMEVLEGEWQPCGPRPQERMVLHWQED, from the coding sequence ATGAGCGCTGCCAACGAGCCGTCTGACCAATCGTTTCAGGACGAGTTACAGAAGCGTTGGGCTTCCCAGAGCGTTGAGATGCAGTTCTGGGAATGGCCAGAATTTCGTTTGGAGTTGGTCAACGGGCAGTTTTTGGTGGGAGGCACCCTGGCAGGGAGCCGCTGGTTACTCAGAGAAGCATTGAAGGGTTGGGGGCTGGAAGCTGCCATTGCCTTTGCTCCGGTAGAGCTGTGGTGGGAGGCACTGCGGCTGGCTTATGGAGTTCCTTGCCAATCGGCAGAGGCGTGGCTGCTGTGGGCGGAGTCTTTACCCTTGACGTCAGCCTATCAGGAAGAGTCTGGGCCATTGCTGGGCTCCCATTACATGGGGGAGCATCGCTGGGTGCGGGACTACCTGCGTCAGGTGCTGACGACGGCAGTAGGACGAGCCCAGTTGGGTACCTGTGCCGGGCCGAACTATGGTTTGCAGCTGGGTCAGGATGTTTTGACGCCAGACGTGCTGATGGTAACTGCTGAGCAACTGGCGACGGGGTGCTTTCACGATTACTACGTCGAGATACCGGCCCAATTGGTTATTGAAGTCAGCCTACCGGAGCGGCGGGGGCTGGATGTCCAGGAACGGCGCAGCCTGTATGAGCAGGGGCAGGTGCCCCACTACTGGGTGGTTGACCCGGTGGGGCGAGAGTTTACGTTCTGGAGATGGACGCCGGAGGGCTATCAGCCGGAGCCGCTGGATGTGGATGGCTGCTATCGGGGGGTGGAGCATTTGAGCTTTAGTCCCGAGATTTTCTGGCTCTCTTTTGATGAGCAGGTGTCTCCCTACAATTCAACGCTGTCGGCGTTTACCAGCGAACCCCGGCCTCGTAAGTGGGAGCTGCGGCGGGAGCCCGGTGTGGAGCTGGGCTATGGGAGCATTCCGTTGCGACCGCAGGTGGATCTGGAGCCTCACCCCATTACCGTTGAGGAGTTTATTGCCTGGTGTCCAGAGACAAAGCTGGAGGGGCCGCCGTTTCCGCTGGTGGGGGGAGAGACGGGGACTCGAAATGCGATCGCATTGCTGTTGATGAGTCTGGGATTGGTGGAAACGGTGCGGCTGATGCCAGGCTATGAGTGGGTGCGGGTGCTGCGGCGGGTCGAGCGGGAACAGCAACAGGATGCTCAGCGGAGAGAGCAGTGGTGGCAACACGCTAGAGCCATTGCTCGCCAACTAAGGGAGGACCATAGAGTGCAGGGGGTCGGCGTGATCGGTGCCTTGGTGAGGGATGAACCGCTCAACGTCTGGTCTCGGATTCAGCTGGTGATGTGGGATGTGCCGGAGGGGGTTCAAATATGGCAATTGGGACAAACCCTGCCGGAGAAGCCGTCGATTGAGTTGATCTCAGCGGTACGGGCATTGCCAGGCGAGTGGGAGGACATTTCTCAGCGAATGGAGGTGTTAGAAGGGGAGTGGCAGCCCTGCGGCCCTCGGCCCCAAGAGCGCATGGTGCTTCACTGGCAAGAGGATTGA
- a CDS encoding HTH domain-containing protein — protein sequence MKERTIAEAAVEVLKAAKEPMTAAEITQVILDKGLYEFNTQDQVGMVRRAIARRCEGYERKDSMPDKIFEKRPSSKYTVKN from the coding sequence ATGAAAGAACGGACGATTGCTGAAGCTGCTGTTGAAGTCCTTAAAGCGGCTAAAGAGCCGATGACAGCGGCTGAAATTACGCAGGTCATTCTTGATAAGGGGCTATATGAGTTCAATACCCAGGATCAAGTTGGGATGGTGAGGCGGGCGATCGCTCGTCGATGTGAAGGGTATGAGCGTAAAGATTCGATGCCAGATAAAATTTTTGAAAAAAGGCCGAGCAGCAAATACACTGTAAAAAATTAG
- a CDS encoding DNA phosphorothioation-associated putative methyltransferase produces the protein MTQSVEVVGQPATSLPQAELVKHCQGSSIGKCLPNAFYIHQSALPSLDEALRHHEQCARRLLKKELPFTLVKFHFDQPKLSYLYYPEFDTEPHPLLRNSTIVDWATDTVETRDYSDAPNPPLLHRKETFVAPNYPNYTRFAHLTQQQVAMGLLDNSREIGTQLNWERRLTQQGIEIHNHALACPIKSAQQAKPKIQRHRAAIARVTASKPVRLAVEAGLFPADTTYFDYGCGHGADIDYIHRLGLTSAGWDPHFRPDIPRTPAAVVNLGYVINVIEDTAERREALINAWGLAQKVLIVAAQVLIDDRTRGVIAYGDGIITSRNTFQKYYEQEELKAYIDQVLGVDAIPIALGIYFVFRDEAQAEAFRASRFRSRATAPRIRLKVSKFEEYRDRLQPLMDFYTDRGRLPTVEELGTDTLAPLQETFGSIRRAFTVVLQATDAGEWDAIADKRRNDLLVYLALSHFGNRPKFKDLSPSVQADIKALFGSYQQACTAADLMLMTLGRTEMIEQRCRQSAIGQQRPNSLWVHVSAIDQLDPLLRLYEGCASRTIGRPEEATVVKFHVQKPQITYLAFPQFDKDPHPALKTSMAIALQDLYVRYRDYDSDNPPLLHQKDQTLAPDYPSHAKFAKLSQQEQKWGLLNDVKAIFDRRGWERCLLDHGAELQGHRVVWRKDASDEQKQKVQSRLRSQVARESADA, from the coding sequence ATGACTCAGAGTGTTGAAGTCGTGGGGCAACCTGCCACCAGCCTGCCCCAAGCAGAGCTGGTTAAGCACTGTCAGGGCAGCTCTATCGGCAAGTGCCTGCCCAATGCGTTCTACATCCATCAATCCGCTCTGCCCTCCCTAGACGAAGCCCTGCGGCACCACGAACAGTGCGCCCGTCGCCTGCTGAAAAAGGAACTGCCCTTTACTCTGGTCAAGTTTCACTTCGATCAGCCCAAACTCTCCTACCTCTACTATCCCGAGTTCGACACCGAACCTCACCCCCTACTCCGCAACAGCACCATCGTCGATTGGGCCACAGACACCGTCGAAACCCGCGATTACAGCGATGCCCCCAACCCGCCGCTGCTCCACCGCAAAGAAACCTTTGTCGCCCCCAACTATCCCAACTACACCCGCTTCGCCCATTTGACCCAGCAGCAGGTCGCCATGGGTTTACTGGATAACTCCCGCGAGATTGGCACCCAACTCAACTGGGAACGTCGCCTCACCCAGCAGGGCATCGAAATTCACAACCACGCCCTGGCTTGCCCAATCAAGTCGGCTCAACAGGCTAAGCCTAAGATTCAGCGACATAGAGCTGCGATCGCCCGCGTTACTGCCTCTAAACCCGTCCGCCTCGCTGTGGAAGCTGGGCTCTTCCCCGCCGACACCACCTACTTCGACTACGGCTGTGGCCACGGGGCCGACATCGACTACATCCACCGCCTGGGCCTCACTAGCGCCGGTTGGGATCCCCACTTTCGCCCTGATATTCCCCGCACCCCAGCCGCCGTGGTCAACCTGGGCTACGTCATTAACGTCATCGAAGACACCGCCGAGCGCAGAGAAGCCCTGATCAACGCCTGGGGCTTGGCCCAAAAAGTCCTCATCGTTGCCGCCCAAGTGCTGATCGACGATCGCACCCGAGGCGTCATTGCCTACGGCGACGGCATCATCACCAGCCGCAACACCTTTCAGAAATACTACGAGCAAGAAGAACTCAAGGCCTACATCGACCAGGTACTGGGGGTAGACGCCATCCCCATTGCCCTGGGCATCTACTTTGTCTTTCGCGATGAAGCCCAGGCCGAGGCCTTTCGGGCCTCCCGGTTCCGTTCCCGTGCTACGGCCCCCCGCATTCGCCTCAAGGTCAGCAAGTTTGAAGAATACCGCGATCGCCTGCAACCGCTGATGGACTTCTATACCGATCGCGGTCGACTACCCACAGTTGAGGAACTGGGCACCGACACCCTCGCACCCCTACAGGAAACCTTTGGCAGTATTAGGCGGGCGTTCACCGTTGTCTTGCAAGCGACCGATGCGGGGGAATGGGATGCGATCGCAGACAAGCGTCGCAACGATCTGCTGGTCTACCTGGCCCTCAGCCACTTCGGCAACCGCCCCAAGTTTAAAGACCTCTCGCCCTCAGTTCAAGCAGATATCAAAGCCCTCTTTGGCAGCTACCAGCAAGCCTGCACCGCTGCCGACCTCATGCTCATGACCCTAGGCCGCACAGAGATGATCGAGCAGCGCTGTCGGCAGAGTGCGATCGGTCAGCAGCGCCCCAACTCCCTCTGGGTGCATGTGTCGGCGATAGACCAACTTGACCCATTGCTGCGCCTCTACGAGGGCTGTGCTTCTCGCACTATCGGACGCCCCGAAGAAGCCACCGTGGTCAAGTTCCACGTTCAGAAGCCACAGATCACCTACCTGGCCTTTCCCCAGTTCGACAAAGATCCGCACCCGGCGTTGAAAACCAGTATGGCGATCGCCCTTCAAGATCTCTATGTTCGCTACCGCGACTACGACTCTGACAACCCACCCTTGCTCCACCAAAAAGACCAAACCCTCGCGCCTGACTATCCTAGCCATGCCAAGTTCGCCAAGCTCAGCCAGCAAGAGCAAAAATGGGGTCTGCTGAACGATGTAAAGGCGATTTTTGACCGGCGCGGCTGGGAGCGGTGTTTACTCGACCACGGGGCTGAGCTGCAAGGGCACCGGGTGGTATGGCGCAAGGATGCCAGCGACGAGCAGAAGCAGAAAGTACAATCCAGGCTCCGGTCGCAGGTAGCCAGGGAGAGTGCTGATGCTTGA
- the dndC gene encoding DNA phosphorothioation system sulfurtransferase DndC — translation MTHPTPTEATDPAQRTVPELVEDIQALTAEIQQLYCQDSLPWIIGYSGGKDSTVILQLVWGAIAALPPEQRTKTIHVITTDTLVENPVVAAWVSQSLEQMKGAAQAQGMPIEPLLLKPAVKDTFWVNLIGKGYPAPRQGFRWCTERLKIRPSDDYIREKIRESGEVILVLGTRKAESASRAALMTEHRKWRVFSHMNYNPSRPNSLIYTPIEDWRTDEVWLYLMQWPNPWGNDNKDLFTMYRGATADNECPLVIDTSTPSCGSSRFGCWVCTLVAKDKSMEAMIQNDEEKEWMQPLLDLRNELDVENDLDRRDFRRRQGHVQLYERSVPGADTTEVVNIPGPYTKQWREEWLRRVLQAQAEARHNAPNEMKDIELIALEELSEIRRIWLEEFHEFDDSLPRIYETVTGIPFRDPRPNAGNSLLGEDEWSILEDICDDSMQFELIARLLDTERQYQTMSRRKGVIEALEKPFDTSSRPRDEAMDYARSRRLVQQAATSGEVDTIKQLFAPEQPEADQPEQQDQDQTQEAPTWGAMKFGART, via the coding sequence ATGACCCACCCTACCCCCACCGAGGCCACTGACCCGGCTCAACGAACTGTCCCTGAACTGGTAGAAGACATTCAGGCACTGACCGCCGAAATTCAGCAGCTCTACTGCCAAGATTCGCTGCCGTGGATTATTGGCTACTCCGGCGGCAAAGATTCCACCGTTATTTTGCAACTGGTCTGGGGTGCGATCGCCGCCCTGCCCCCCGAACAGCGCACCAAAACCATCCACGTCATCACCACCGACACCCTGGTCGAAAACCCCGTAGTTGCCGCCTGGGTGAGCCAATCCCTAGAGCAGATGAAAGGTGCCGCCCAGGCCCAGGGAATGCCTATCGAACCCCTGCTGCTCAAGCCCGCCGTCAAAGATACCTTTTGGGTCAACCTGATCGGCAAGGGCTACCCCGCGCCGCGTCAGGGATTCCGCTGGTGTACCGAGCGCCTCAAAATTCGCCCCTCCGACGACTACATTCGCGAAAAAATTCGAGAAAGTGGCGAGGTCATTCTCGTGCTGGGCACCCGCAAAGCCGAGAGCGCCAGCCGGGCCGCTCTCATGACCGAGCACCGCAAGTGGCGGGTCTTTTCTCACATGAACTACAACCCCAGCCGCCCCAACTCGCTGATCTACACCCCCATCGAAGACTGGCGCACCGACGAAGTATGGCTGTACCTAATGCAGTGGCCCAACCCCTGGGGCAACGACAACAAAGACCTATTCACCATGTATCGAGGGGCCACCGCTGACAACGAATGCCCTCTGGTGATCGACACCTCCACCCCCAGCTGCGGCAGTTCGCGGTTTGGCTGCTGGGTCTGCACCCTGGTCGCCAAAGACAAGTCTATGGAAGCCATGATCCAAAACGACGAAGAGAAAGAGTGGATGCAGCCGCTGCTCGATCTTCGCAACGAACTAGATGTGGAAAACGACCTCGATCGGCGCGACTTCCGACGACGACAGGGCCATGTGCAGCTCTATGAACGCTCTGTGCCAGGGGCCGACACCACCGAAGTGGTAAATATTCCCGGCCCCTACACTAAACAGTGGCGCGAAGAATGGCTGCGGCGAGTCTTGCAGGCCCAGGCCGAAGCCCGCCACAACGCCCCTAACGAGATGAAGGACATTGAGCTAATAGCCCTGGAAGAACTCAGCGAAATTCGCCGCATCTGGTTGGAAGAATTTCATGAGTTTGATGACTCCCTGCCCCGCATCTACGAAACCGTCACGGGTATCCCATTTCGTGACCCTCGCCCTAACGCGGGCAACTCTCTGCTCGGGGAAGACGAGTGGAGCATTTTGGAAGACATCTGCGACGACTCTATGCAGTTTGAGCTGATCGCCAGGCTGCTAGACACCGAGCGCCAATACCAAACCATGTCTCGCCGCAAGGGCGTCATTGAGGCGCTCGAAAAACCCTTTGACACCAGTTCTCGGCCAAGGGATGAGGCCATGGACTATGCCCGCAGCCGACGGCTGGTTCAGCAGGCGGCCACCAGTGGAGAGGTAGACACTATCAAGCAACTCTTTGCCCCAGAGCAACCGGAGGCTGACCAACCTGAACAACAAGACCAAGACCAGACTCAGGAGGCACCCACCTGGGGCGCAATGAAGTTTGGGGCGAGGACGTAA
- the dndD gene encoding DNA sulfur modification protein DndD, which produces MIFRELVLQNFGPYRGRQVIDMAPVDAAQPIILFGGMNGGGKTTLMDAIRLALYGHRAPCSTRGNLPYKEFLNQAVNRQAQDESTAVELSLQLTLNNAAQPTEFRICRSWMKDAKSSRDQLEILVNGEPDPALEKGWDQRIEDLLPLGIANLFLFDGEQVKELAEQDELPPAVIGAMRSLLGLELPDRLSADLDVLASRKRKKLSSSQELKQLEAIEQQLDDLEGQRRSAKKAIAATYTQLQIAKKTLSETQERFFAEGGKIAAEKSQLDRQLQQAKAEAEVQRQALRDLAAGSLPLALIQPLLREAQAQIQVEVRYQQFQAAKDLLQKRNQHLIDFVETLKLKKTAVEQIRDFLAREDDDLAHPHAEPWLHASVDHLHQLTQLLDHGLPAQQQLAQERLTALQALEETIETTERYLATAASPEIYEKLSQQVDQAQAEVTRLAVEHEKAQQDYNQIIHAIDKARKELVEYSQATLEYLNDEHILRAIATVQKKLKVFKQRLKLRKLNQLETLVTQCFLYLLHKSNLVHRVEINTEAFTLALFDRAGQPVPKHRLSAGEKQLLAIALLWGLARASGRQLPVAIDTPLGRLDSYHRNNLVEKYFPQASHQVLLLSTDTEIREAEVEQLRSSKAISREYLLRYDAKQHQTDVEPGYFW; this is translated from the coding sequence GTGATTTTTCGCGAACTGGTGCTTCAAAACTTTGGCCCCTATCGGGGACGGCAGGTCATCGATATGGCCCCGGTGGATGCCGCGCAGCCGATCATTCTGTTTGGCGGCATGAATGGCGGCGGCAAGACGACGCTGATGGATGCTATTCGCCTGGCCCTCTATGGCCACCGCGCCCCCTGCTCTACCCGTGGCAATTTACCCTACAAAGAATTTCTCAACCAGGCTGTCAACCGCCAAGCCCAGGATGAATCCACCGCTGTAGAGCTATCACTCCAGCTCACCCTCAATAACGCCGCCCAACCAACGGAATTTCGCATCTGCCGCAGCTGGATGAAAGACGCCAAAAGCAGCCGCGACCAGCTGGAAATTTTGGTGAATGGGGAGCCAGACCCAGCCCTGGAGAAAGGCTGGGATCAGCGGATTGAGGACTTGCTGCCCCTGGGGATTGCTAACCTGTTCCTTTTCGATGGTGAACAAGTCAAGGAGCTAGCTGAACAGGACGAGCTGCCCCCAGCGGTGATTGGAGCGATGCGATCGCTTCTGGGACTAGAACTGCCCGATCGCCTCTCTGCTGATCTCGATGTCTTGGCCTCCCGCAAGCGCAAAAAGCTCTCCAGCAGTCAGGAACTCAAACAGTTAGAGGCCATTGAGCAGCAGCTTGATGACCTGGAAGGCCAGCGTCGCTCGGCCAAAAAGGCGATCGCTGCGACCTACACCCAGCTCCAAATTGCTAAGAAAACCCTGAGCGAAACCCAGGAACGCTTCTTTGCGGAAGGGGGCAAAATTGCCGCCGAAAAAAGCCAGCTCGACCGGCAATTGCAGCAGGCCAAAGCCGAAGCTGAAGTGCAGCGGCAAGCCCTCCGAGACCTGGCCGCTGGCAGCCTACCCCTGGCTCTGATTCAGCCCTTGCTGCGCGAAGCCCAGGCGCAGATTCAGGTCGAAGTCCGTTACCAGCAGTTTCAGGCCGCCAAAGACCTGCTCCAGAAGCGCAACCAGCACCTCATCGACTTTGTGGAAACCCTAAAGCTGAAAAAAACTGCGGTTGAGCAAATCCGAGACTTCCTGGCCCGCGAAGACGACGACCTGGCCCATCCCCATGCCGAGCCCTGGCTCCACGCCAGTGTAGATCACCTCCACCAGCTGACCCAGCTCCTAGACCATGGCTTGCCAGCCCAGCAGCAGCTGGCCCAGGAACGACTCACCGCCCTGCAAGCCCTGGAAGAAACCATCGAAACCACCGAGCGCTATCTGGCCACCGCCGCTTCTCCCGAAATTTACGAAAAGCTATCCCAGCAGGTAGACCAAGCCCAGGCAGAGGTGACCCGCCTCGCTGTGGAACACGAGAAGGCCCAGCAGGACTACAACCAAATCATCCACGCCATCGACAAAGCCCGCAAAGAACTGGTGGAGTACAGCCAAGCCACCCTGGAGTACTTGAACGACGAGCACATTCTAAGGGCGATCGCGACGGTGCAGAAAAAGCTCAAGGTCTTCAAACAGCGGCTCAAACTGCGCAAGCTGAACCAGCTCGAAACCCTGGTGACGCAATGCTTTCTCTACTTGTTGCACAAGTCCAACCTGGTGCATCGAGTCGAAATTAACACCGAAGCCTTTACCCTGGCATTGTTTGACCGGGCAGGCCAGCCGGTACCCAAGCATCGGCTCTCGGCGGGGGAAAAGCAGCTGCTGGCGATCGCCCTGCTGTGGGGGTTGGCCCGCGCCTCGGGTCGTCAGTTGCCGGTGGCGATCGACACGCCCCTGGGGCGGCTCGACTCTTACCACCGCAACAACCTGGTTGAAAAATACTTCCCCCAAGCCAGCCACCAGGTTTTGCTGTTGTCTACGGATACCGAGATTCGCGAAGCTGAGGTAGAACAGCTTAGAAGCAGTAAGGCGATCAGCCGTGAGTACCTGCTGCGCTACGATGCCAAGCAACACCAGACCGATGTTGAGCCCGGCTATTTTTGGTAA
- a CDS encoding Uma2 family endonuclease yields the protein MALYPPTSELFDNWINNKPESKLELIDGQLVVGNSLIGSQLLLRQILQGRRAEAAIALAPTESWLQALAAGYGLTLPKLDSPLEILNLLEQQIVDVEFIAEDLQAGRAEKTWTHHRIQQQLSVDSFRLANQAGCESLGRDFVMRLGDDGFTPDLIFYKSQGLNQLFSYFLSGPAELVIEILMPGHEAADRSTKFEAYQAAGVPEYWLIEPESQQIEFYRLIEGRYQRHQPDSDGYYRPSSIPGLAFRADALWQEDEDYNPLEPKTFKIEQPVEGFQQVHAEEGPQWGSLLFIPNIQPSPMPIAFEEYISWCPRAKFEFIEGKPLIGSTPGTRNVLAMLLMTFGLESAVKLLPPQAWIEGLRQRLEWEQKDAERKTEWWQLAHQAAERLRTHFNLGRLGVIGDLTMPQPLNYWSDITLVHWENFDESWKAFDVLRDLDPDYRIDLLRFQPEWLTADQLWHIERHLVEL from the coding sequence ATGGCGCTCTATCCACCGACATCTGAGTTGTTTGACAACTGGATCAATAACAAACCCGAAAGCAAGCTGGAATTGATCGACGGTCAGCTGGTCGTGGGCAACTCCCTAATCGGGAGTCAGCTATTGCTTAGGCAGATTCTCCAGGGCAGGAGGGCAGAGGCGGCGATCGCCCTTGCCCCAACCGAAAGCTGGCTTCAGGCCCTTGCCGCAGGCTATGGCCTCACCCTTCCTAAACTCGACTCTCCCCTTGAAATACTCAACCTTTTGGAGCAACAGATCGTTGATGTTGAGTTCATTGCGGAGGACTTGCAGGCCGGTCGAGCAGAGAAAACCTGGACTCATCACCGCATACAGCAGCAGTTGTCAGTGGATTCCTTTCGGCTGGCGAATCAGGCTGGCTGCGAATCGTTGGGGCGAGATTTTGTCATGCGTCTGGGCGATGACGGCTTTACACCGGATCTAATCTTCTACAAGAGCCAGGGGCTCAATCAGCTCTTTTCCTATTTTTTGAGCGGCCCAGCAGAATTGGTGATTGAAATTTTGATGCCGGGGCATGAAGCGGCTGACCGCAGCACCAAATTCGAGGCTTACCAGGCGGCAGGTGTCCCAGAATACTGGCTGATTGAGCCCGAAAGTCAACAGATCGAGTTCTACCGGCTTATCGAAGGTCGGTATCAACGCCATCAACCCGACAGCGATGGTTACTACCGCCCCAGCAGCATTCCTGGATTAGCCTTTCGAGCCGATGCTCTCTGGCAAGAGGATGAGGACTACAATCCCCTGGAACCCAAGACCTTTAAGATAGAGCAGCCAGTGGAAGGCTTTCAGCAGGTTCACGCCGAGGAAGGCCCCCAGTGGGGCTCCCTGCTGTTTATCCCCAACATCCAGCCATCGCCCATGCCCATCGCCTTTGAGGAATACATCAGCTGGTGCCCGAGGGCAAAATTTGAGTTTATAGAAGGCAAACCACTGATCGGCTCGACCCCAGGTACCCGAAACGTTTTAGCCATGCTGCTGATGACCTTTGGCTTGGAGAGTGCGGTCAAACTGTTGCCGCCGCAAGCCTGGATTGAGGGATTGCGCCAGCGGCTGGAGTGGGAGCAGAAGGACGCGGAGCGTAAGACCGAATGGTGGCAGCTGGCCCACCAGGCGGCAGAGCGGCTGCGGACTCACTTCAACCTCGGACGATTGGGGGTGATCGGCGACCTGACAATGCCTCAGCCGCTGAACTACTGGTCAGATATCACCCTGGTCCATTGGGAAAATTTTGACGAATCGTGGAAAGCGTTCGATGTGCTGCGGGATCTTGACCCGGATTACCGCATTGACCTACTCAGGTTTCAGCCCGAGTGGCTCACGGCGGATCAGCTCTGGCACATTGAGCGACATTTGGTTGAATTATGA